A genome region from Triticum aestivum cultivar Chinese Spring chromosome 2B, IWGSC CS RefSeq v2.1, whole genome shotgun sequence includes the following:
- the LOC123044824 gene encoding uncharacterized protein produces the protein MELGGNLSQPFMHSEQSPILSGGADYFEGDREDDDHATNIYGFSQTVFHTPPPPPAQETQTVTDEVNYGRGYREPRPPPQRLSPSGPRPRKTQTRRRPPQ, from the exons ATGGAACTAG GCGGCAACCTGTCGCAACCGTTCATGCATTCAGAGCAGTCACCCATCCTTAGTGGTGGTGCTGATTACTTTGAGGGCGACCGCGAGGATGATGACCATGCTACAAACATTTATGGCTTCTCgcagacagtgtttcacactccaccaccaccaccggcgcaGGAGACACAGACCGTGACAGACGAGGTTAACTATGGTCGTGGTTATCGCGAGCCTCGTCCACCGCCTCAGCGCTTATCGCCTTCCGGTCCTCGCCCGAGGAAGACCCAGACTCGTCGCCGTCCCCCGCAGTGA